One window from the genome of Desulforamulus ruminis DSM 2154 encodes:
- a CDS encoding CBS domain-containing protein, producing the protein MKSLFKDASFESILRFLSVLAVLCFLYLFFKNICSDLFMGPESKWQILVGIILFAALVLLIVFGSSLVLKYGDKEIKINQPPLMDIAHVNVGAGGLNEMIDPEDNVQLKSFKITELARDGILTETDPEGRLKGYITIESFLEGCFNGECRPFTIFDQPMAKAKIYLDSGDWVVLGESLLSVAAKMVSRNASALPVLDHRGRAVGSITYRQVLSLLIQEYQKEENR; encoded by the coding sequence TTGAAAAGCCTTTTTAAAGATGCCAGCTTTGAATCCATTTTAAGATTTTTATCGGTCTTGGCTGTTTTATGTTTTCTTTACTTGTTCTTTAAAAACATCTGTTCCGATCTTTTTATGGGTCCGGAAAGCAAGTGGCAGATATTAGTTGGCATTATTCTTTTTGCTGCGCTGGTGCTTCTCATCGTTTTTGGGTCCAGTTTGGTATTAAAATACGGAGATAAAGAAATTAAAATCAATCAACCGCCGTTAATGGATATAGCTCATGTTAATGTTGGGGCCGGCGGCCTTAACGAAATGATCGACCCCGAAGACAATGTGCAATTGAAATCCTTCAAGATCACGGAACTGGCCCGGGACGGTATTCTTACGGAAACGGATCCGGAAGGCCGACTGAAAGGATATATTACCATAGAATCCTTTTTAGAGGGATGTTTTAATGGTGAGTGCCGTCCCTTTACCATCTTTGATCAGCCCATGGCAAAAGCAAAAATTTATTTGGATAGCGGAGACTGGGTGGTGCTGGGAGAAAGCCTTCTTTCGGTGGCCGCTAAGATGGTTTCCCGTAACGCTTCCGCCCTGCCCGTGTTGGATCACCGGGGCCGGGCGGTGGGTTCCATCACCTACCGACAAGTATTATCCCTCTTGATACAGGAATATCAAAAAGAAGAAAACCGTTAG
- a CDS encoding nuclear transport factor 2 family protein: MKVENKNVELAIEFIKAVSDGKIGEELNNFYDESANQIEYPNLLTKKIVERNLDAIKDASIKGKQVISIQNYEIIKAYSCGNTVIIEAIWTGRLAIPLGKLKAGDEMKAYFAQFFEFRDGKIVKQRNYDCFENFL, encoded by the coding sequence ATGAAAGTGGAAAACAAAAATGTTGAATTGGCAATCGAATTTATTAAGGCAGTAAGTGATGGAAAAATAGGTGAGGAACTTAATAATTTTTATGATGAATCCGCAAATCAAATTGAGTATCCTAATTTATTAACAAAAAAGATTGTTGAGAGAAACCTGGATGCTATAAAGGATGCATCAATAAAAGGAAAGCAGGTTATTTCAATTCAAAACTACGAGATTATAAAAGCATATTCTTGTGGAAATACAGTTATTATTGAAGCGATTTGGACGGGTAGACTAGCAATTCCATTAGGAAAGCTGAAAGCCGGTGATGAAATGAAGGCATATTTTGCTCAGTTTTTTGAATTCAGAGATGGTAAGATTGTAAAGCAACGAAATTATGATTGCTTTGAAAACTTTCTTTAA